A region from the Vicia villosa cultivar HV-30 ecotype Madison, WI linkage group LG3, Vvil1.0, whole genome shotgun sequence genome encodes:
- the LOC131658537 gene encoding aspartyl protease family protein At5g10770-like: MVSNPQLSNFYILNLTGIDVSGVALEDTSFGNGGVLIDSRTVITRLAPSVYNALKTEFLKQFSGYPFAPGLSILDTCFNLTSIEEVSIPTLSMHFEDNVDLNVDTAVILYMVKDDISQVWHLQVSLKKMTWPLLGIISKGIRG; the protein is encoded by the coding sequence ATGGTTTCGAATCCACAGTTATCAAACTTTTATATACTCAATCTCACTGGCATAGATGTCAGCGGTGTGGCTCTAGAAGATACAAGCTTCGGAAATGGCGGGGTTCTGATTGATTCGAGGACGGTGATCACTAGACTAGCACCATCAGTTTATAACGCTTTGAAAACAGAGTTTTTGAAACAGTTTTCTGGTTACCCTTTTGCACCAGGGCTTTCAATTTTGGATACCTGTTTTAATCTCACTAGTATTGAGGAAGTTAGCATACCTACCCTAAGTATGCATTTTGAGGATAATGTTGATCTGAATGTGGATACAGCTGTTATTCTGTATATGGTAAAAGATGATATTTCACAAGTTTGGCACTTGCAAGTCTCTCTGAAGAAAATGACATGGCCATTATTGGGAATTATCAGCAAAGGAATCAGAGGGTAA
- the LOC131656330 gene encoding uncharacterized protein LOC131656330 — MGLGVTSSQINRSTRSAPSLEENEKIKEMQEEINALKEKNSKIDELMDAVAFLKQRDNAMTEEVERLRQMQNSSGRQGLESPADGRRSSESNYRIADNGSSGRTN; from the exons ATGGGACTTGGAGTTACGTCATCTCAAATTAATAGATCTACGAGATCGGCGCCTTCTttggaagaaaatgaaaaaataaaggaaatgcaaGAAGAAATTAATGCACTTAAAGAAAAGAATTCAAAAATTGATGAATTGATGGATGCAGTCGCATTCTTAAAGCAAAGGGACAATGCTATGACAGAGGAAGTTGAGCGCTTAAGACAAATGCAAAATTCTAGTGGAAGACAG ggaTTGGAATCACCTGCTGATGGTAGACGCTCTTCTGAGTCTAACTACCGAATTGCAGATAATGGATCATCAGGCAGGACAAATTAG
- the LOC131656331 gene encoding agamous-like MADS-box protein AGL80, with the protein MARKKLKLAFIENNNARKSAYRNRKKGLVKKVDQLATLCGIEACAIIYGPDDHHPVVWPSPSGVQNVISKFMTAPEFEQRKKMVNQDSFLNQRISKAQMKLKKQSRDNREKETTMLMFHCLDAGKVVQNDMSGAGLNDLAWMIDQNLKKIDRRLESGDNEMNIRQNECENEIMTAQRQDQLHMEQPLLLPLPPPLPPTTANNGEIAMMSDGHLQTAPPLPLLPPPPPPTAPNNDEMALMGHGHVGMATNNNDMMFMDMLMNDDEWW; encoded by the coding sequence ATGGCTAGAAAAAAGTTGAAACTTGCTTTCATTGAGAATAATAACGCAAGGAAATCAGCATACAGGAATAGGAAGAAGGGTTTAGTGAAGAAGGTTGATCAACTAGCAACCCTTTGCGGTATCGAGGCTTGTGCAATAATTTATGGCCCCGACGATCATCATCCTGTAGTCTGGCCATCGCCGTCCGGAGTCCAAAATGTGATTTCGAAATTCATGACAGCGCCTGAGTTTGAACAAAGAAAAAAGATGGTGAATCAAGATAGTTTTCTGAATCAAAGGATTTCAAAGGCTCAAATGAAACTTAAAAAGCAATCGAGAGACAACCGAGAGAAAGAGACTACCATGCTGATGTTTCATTGCCTCGATGCTGGGAAGGTCGTGCAAAACGATATGTCGGGGGCTGGTTTAAATGATCTTGCCTGGATGATTGATCAGAACTTGAAAAAGATTGATAGAAGGTTGGAATCAGGTGATAACGAAATGAATATTCGCCAAAATGAATGTGAAAATGAAATCATGACAGCTCAAAGGCAAGACCAACTCCACATGGAACAGCCACTGCTACTACCACTGCCGCCGCCGCTACCACCAACCACGGCCAATAATGGTGAAATTGCAATGATGAGTGATGGCCATCTCCAAACGGCACCACCACTGCCACTcctaccaccaccaccaccaccaaccGCGCCTAATAATGATGAAATGGCATTGATGGGTCATGGCCATGTTGGGATGGCTACGAATAACAATGACATGATGTTTATGGACatgttgatgaatgatgatgaatggtGGTGA